In Sphingobium sp. B2D3C, a genomic segment contains:
- a CDS encoding DNA/RNA non-specific endonuclease: MIEISEVEWRRAFPVWLRTGRLPCSSGADEVEHKFNPWHDPEDGRFTFAGTGRFYLGGGSFGGAGSAGTWDSPRPKRPLADRRRTPGVVVSVIHQAPAKPASNRTSADEFRTVIRNGYTYQIDSRERTRRVSGILTIALVPSRSRTSQRQAGGIHRRREDDGGHYIAARFSGPTEAFNHFAQDARFNRGDYRALEDEWARERRAGKTVSVKIIPRFDHASQRPFEIDVWWSVDGLIKSKKFPNERSK, encoded by the coding sequence ATGATCGAGATATCGGAAGTCGAATGGCGCCGGGCTTTTCCGGTCTGGTTGCGCACTGGCCGCTTGCCGTGCTCTTCCGGAGCGGATGAGGTCGAACATAAGTTCAACCCGTGGCATGATCCGGAAGATGGTCGGTTCACCTTCGCGGGGACAGGCCGATTTTATCTCGGTGGTGGCAGTTTTGGGGGTGCGGGAAGTGCAGGGACATGGGATTCACCCCGACCCAAGCGTCCCCTCGCTGATCGAAGAAGAACGCCGGGAGTAGTTGTCTCGGTTATCCACCAAGCGCCTGCTAAACCAGCGTCGAACAGAACGTCTGCGGATGAATTTCGAACCGTCATTCGAAATGGCTATACGTACCAGATCGATTCGCGCGAGCGGACACGAAGAGTCTCTGGCATATTGACAATAGCACTTGTTCCGAGCCGTTCTCGTACGTCCCAGAGGCAGGCGGGTGGAATCCATCGGCGCCGTGAAGACGATGGCGGTCATTACATTGCCGCCCGCTTCAGCGGGCCGACGGAGGCCTTCAACCACTTCGCGCAGGATGCAAGGTTTAATCGGGGCGATTATCGTGCACTTGAAGACGAATGGGCAAGAGAGAGGCGGGCCGGTAAAACTGTCTCAGTGAAGATTATTCCAAGATTCGATCATGCATCTCAGAGACCGTTCGAGATTGATGTATGGTGGTCAGTTGACGGATTAATAAAGAGTAAGAAATTTCCTAACGAGAGGTCAAAATGA
- a CDS encoding YceI family protein: protein MSLHQSPARYSLAAIILHWSLAALLLFQVSLGWRLEDLTGLPQFAAYQLHKTIGISILLLSVARLVIRLLVPRPRPLNTSLLLAALAGGVHALFYVVMILGPLTGWIIVSTSAIKVPTLLFGVIPWPHLPVSAALHDPAEAVHSLLGWLLAGLVILHVAGALRHHFLRKDILGRMVPSALSRRGALNVVAALVIAGALTAFALAWVLPFGGKAPAQADAGLAGSNVAAADNAGDPAVNASNAAEDALAVKQAAAPADEPAKDEAQKAAAWTVQRGGTLNFRTAYSGTDIDGGFSRWDADIVFSPDDLPGSRIAVTVDLASVDSADSQRDDMLRGDEFFGVAAHPRATFRATRITHRDGNRYRATGTLSLNGQQKPVTLDFTLDIDGMVARARGSTRIDRTAFGVGTGEWSDTSTIPDAVTISFNFQAKRAE, encoded by the coding sequence ATGAGCCTGCATCAATCGCCTGCGCGCTATTCGCTTGCCGCGATTATTCTGCACTGGTCGCTTGCCGCTTTGCTGCTCTTTCAGGTGTCGCTGGGATGGCGCCTGGAGGATCTGACCGGCCTGCCGCAGTTCGCGGCCTATCAGCTTCACAAGACCATCGGCATCAGCATCCTGCTGCTCAGCGTGGCGCGCCTGGTGATCCGGCTGCTGGTGCCCCGGCCCCGCCCGCTCAACACGAGCCTGCTGCTTGCCGCCCTCGCCGGCGGTGTCCACGCCCTGTTCTATGTGGTGATGATCCTTGGACCGCTCACGGGCTGGATCATCGTCTCGACCTCGGCGATCAAGGTGCCGACATTGCTGTTCGGCGTCATTCCATGGCCGCATCTGCCTGTGAGCGCTGCCCTGCACGACCCGGCGGAAGCCGTGCACAGCCTGCTTGGCTGGCTCCTGGCCGGGCTGGTGATCCTGCATGTCGCGGGAGCACTGCGGCACCACTTTTTGCGCAAGGATATTCTTGGCCGCATGGTGCCTAGTGCCTTGAGCAGACGGGGCGCGCTCAATGTGGTGGCGGCTCTCGTGATTGCGGGCGCGCTGACGGCCTTTGCACTGGCCTGGGTGCTGCCGTTCGGCGGCAAGGCGCCGGCGCAAGCGGATGCCGGTCTTGCGGGGTCAAACGTGGCGGCCGCGGATAATGCGGGTGACCCTGCCGTCAACGCCAGCAATGCAGCCGAAGATGCTTTGGCGGTCAAGCAGGCAGCGGCGCCTGCCGATGAGCCAGCCAAGGATGAGGCGCAAAAGGCCGCCGCTTGGACGGTGCAGCGCGGCGGCACGCTCAATTTCCGCACGGCCTATTCCGGCACCGACATCGACGGCGGCTTTTCGCGCTGGGATGCCGACATAGTCTTCAGCCCGGATGATCTGCCCGGCTCGCGCATCGCCGTGACGGTCGATCTGGCGTCGGTCGACAGCGCCGACAGCCAGCGTGACGACATGCTGCGCGGCGACGAGTTCTTCGGCGTGGCGGCGCATCCGCGCGCGACGTTCCGGGCAACGCGCATCACGCATCGCGATGGCAATCGCTACCGCGCGACGGGCACGCTCTCGCTCAACGGGCAGCAAAAGCCAGTGACGCTCGATTTCACGCTGGATATCGACGGAATGGTTGCCCGCGCCCGCGGCTCCACTCGCATCGACCGCACGGCCTTCGGCGTCGGAACCGGAGAATGGTCCGATACCAGCACGATTCCGGATGCCGTGACGATCAGCTTCAATTTTCAGGCAAAGCGGGCGGAGTAA
- a CDS encoding SspB family protein, protein MTEEPADSLIPYDEIVQEALRAIPGRVLQDIALTGVLPGNHHFYITFKTQAPGVSIPTWLAERFPDEMTIVLQHKFWDLKVTDTSFEVGLTFNQVPAHLVIPFAALRFFVDPAVNFSLEFQVMESGEAVETMEMAENDTPVAQAEDGSNVVTVDFGKKK, encoded by the coding sequence ATGACGGAAGAGCCAGCAGACAGCCTGATTCCCTATGACGAAATCGTGCAGGAGGCGCTGCGTGCGATTCCCGGGCGCGTTTTGCAGGATATTGCGCTGACGGGCGTCCTGCCGGGCAATCATCATTTCTACATCACGTTCAAGACGCAGGCGCCGGGGGTGAGCATTCCCACCTGGCTGGCCGAGCGCTTCCCGGACGAGATGACCATCGTGCTGCAGCATAAATTCTGGGATCTCAAGGTTACCGATACCAGCTTCGAGGTCGGCCTCACCTTCAATCAGGTGCCGGCGCATCTGGTGATCCCGTTCGCGGCGCTGCGCTTCTTCGTGGACCCGGCCGTCAACTTCTCGCTGGAATTCCAGGTGATGGAGAGCGGCGAGGCCGTCGAAACCATGGAGATGGCGGAAAACGATACGCCGGTCGCCCAGGCCGAAGACGGCTCCAACGTGGTAACGGTAGACTTCGGCAAGAAGAAGTAA
- the hisB gene encoding imidazoleglycerol-phosphate dehydratase HisB has protein sequence MRSAEIRRKTGETDIEVSVNLDGAGTYSISTGIGFLDHMLEQLSRHSLIDLSVKAVGDLHIDQHHTTEDTGIAVGEAIAKALGDKRGIARYGEAHAPMDETLTRVALDISGRPWLVWKVEIPMHRLGEWDTELIEHWFQSFAQSAGITLHVENLYGSNNHHIVESCFKALARALRQAVEIDPRKSDAIPSTKGTLGG, from the coding sequence ATGCGTAGCGCGGAGATCAGGCGGAAAACCGGCGAGACCGATATCGAGGTGAGCGTCAATCTCGATGGGGCCGGCACTTATTCCATTTCGACCGGCATCGGGTTTCTCGACCATATGCTCGAGCAGCTCTCGCGCCATTCGCTGATCGATCTGAGCGTGAAGGCGGTCGGCGATCTGCATATCGACCAGCACCACACCACCGAGGATACCGGCATCGCGGTTGGCGAGGCGATCGCCAAGGCGCTCGGCGACAAGCGCGGCATTGCCCGTTATGGCGAGGCGCACGCGCCGATGGACGAGACGCTGACCCGCGTCGCGCTCGACATTTCCGGCCGGCCCTGGCTGGTCTGGAAGGTCGAGATCCCCATGCACCGGCTGGGCGAGTGGGACACCGAGCTGATCGAGCACTGGTTCCAGAGCTTCGCGCAGTCGGCGGGGATCACCCTGCATGTCGAGAACCTTTATGGCAGCAACAATCACCACATCGTGGAAAGCTGCTTCAAGGCGCTGGCCCGCGCGCTGCGCCAGGCGGTGGAGATCGATCCGCGCAAGAGCGATGCGATCCCCTCCACCAAGGGCACGCTGGGCGGCTGA
- the hisH gene encoding imidazole glycerol phosphate synthase subunit HisH, producing MTIALIDYGAGNLHSVHNALRAAGAHGVVITADAEVVRRADRIVLPGVGAFRACIEPLRALPGMIEAMHEAVFGVGRPFLGICVGMQLLADAGEEFGRHEGLGWIPGTVRRIERDDPAIKIPHMGWNDVVGACAHPLVEPGEAYFLHSYHFEAAEAAHVVATTDHGGPLVAAVGKDNILGVQFHPEKSQAYGLATLARFLEWAP from the coding sequence ATGACCATCGCGCTCATCGATTATGGCGCGGGGAACCTCCACTCCGTGCACAATGCGCTCCGGGCCGCCGGGGCGCATGGCGTCGTCATTACGGCCGATGCCGAGGTGGTGCGCCGGGCCGACCGAATCGTGCTGCCGGGTGTCGGCGCTTTCCGCGCCTGCATCGAGCCGTTGCGCGCGCTGCCGGGCATGATCGAGGCGATGCATGAGGCGGTGTTCGGGGTCGGGCGGCCGTTCCTCGGCATTTGCGTGGGTATGCAGTTGCTGGCCGATGCCGGCGAGGAGTTCGGGCGGCATGAGGGGCTGGGCTGGATTCCGGGCACGGTGCGACGCATCGAGCGCGACGATCCGGCGATCAAGATCCCGCATATGGGCTGGAACGATGTTGTCGGCGCGTGCGCCCATCCGCTGGTGGAGCCCGGCGAGGCCTATTTCCTGCACAGCTATCATTTCGAGGCGGCGGAGGCGGCGCATGTCGTCGCCACCACCGACCATGGCGGGCCGCTGGTCGCGGCGGTCGGCAAGGACAATATTTTGGGCGTCCAGTTCCATCCGGAAAAGAGCCAGGCCTATGGCCTTGCGACCCTCGCCCGTTTTCTGGAGTGGGCCCCATGA